The Lynx canadensis isolate LIC74 chromosome D1, mLynCan4.pri.v2, whole genome shotgun sequence genome has a segment encoding these proteins:
- the LOC115525347 gene encoding high mobility group protein B1 has translation MGKGDPKKPRGKMSSYAFFVQTCREEHKKKHPDASVNFSEFSKKCSERWKTMSAKEKGKFEDMAKADKARYEREMKTYIPPKGETKKKFKDPNAPKRPPSAFFLFCSEYRPKIKGEHPGLSIGDVAKKLGEMWNNTAADDKQPYEKKAAKLKEKYEKDIAAYRAKGKPDAAKKGVVKAEKSKKKKEEEEDEEDEEDEEEEEDEEDEEEEEDDDDE, from the coding sequence atggGCAAAGGAGATCCTAAGAAGCCGAGAGGCAAAATGTCATCATATGCATTCTTTGTGCAAACTTGCCGAGAGGAGCACAAGAAGAAGCACCCAGATGCTTCAGTCAACTTCTCAGAGTTTTCTAAGAAATGCTCAGAGAGGTGGAAGACCATGTCtgctaaagagaaaggaaagtttgAAGACATGGCAAAGGCGGACAAGGCCCgttatgaaagagaaatgaaaacttatatccCCCCtaaaggggaaacaaaaaagaagttcAAGGATCCCAATGCACCCAAGAGGCCTCCTTCggcctttttcttgttttgttctgagTATCGCCCAAAAATCAAAGGAGAACATCCTGGCCTATCCATTGGTGATGTTGCAAAGAAACTGGGAGAGATGTGGAATAACACCGCTGCAGATGACAAGCAGCCTTATGAGAAGAAGGCTGCGAAgctgaaggaaaaatatgaaaaggataTTGCTGCATACCGAGCTAAAGGAAAGCCTGACGCGGCAAAAAAGGGAGTCGTCAAGgctgaaaaaagcaagaaaaagaaggaagaggaggaggacgaggaagatgaagaggatgaggaagaggaggaagatgaagaggatgaagaagaagaagaagatgatgatgatgaataa